The proteins below come from a single Rhodococcus sp. WMMA185 genomic window:
- a CDS encoding SRPBCC family protein yields MPDFTINRQIQAPIEKVWSVLNDFGNIARWNPGVKNSELTSDGPVSEGTTRHCDLAPLGGVDERIDTYIPNERMTVNLYETFKLPISGGVADFNIAPHDDGTELTLHYSYTPNLLGRLAKGSTDKQLRKGIGGLADALQEESERSPAG; encoded by the coding sequence ATGCCCGACTTCACGATCAATCGCCAGATTCAGGCTCCCATCGAGAAGGTGTGGAGCGTACTCAACGACTTCGGGAACATCGCCCGGTGGAACCCCGGGGTGAAGAACTCCGAACTGACATCGGACGGGCCGGTGAGCGAGGGGACGACCCGGCATTGCGATCTCGCACCCCTCGGCGGCGTCGACGAACGAATCGACACCTACATCCCGAACGAACGCATGACGGTGAACCTCTACGAGACGTTCAAACTGCCGATCTCCGGCGGCGTAGCCGATTTCAACATCGCACCGCACGACGACGGCACGGAATTGACTCTCCACTACAGCTACACGCCAAACCTGTTGGGGCGTCTAGCGAAGGGTTCCACTGACAAGCAGTTGCGCAAAGGTATCGGTGGCTTGGCCGACGCCCTGCAGGAAGAGAGTGAACGCAGCCCCGCCGGCTGA
- a CDS encoding class I SAM-dependent methyltransferase, with protein MGNGERVYTHGHHESVLRNHRWRTAENSAGYLLPHLDPGMTLLDVGCGPGTITADLAELVAPGVVTAVEVNDEALNLARAEFAKRGVVNTKTSVSDVHALDFPDDTFDVVHAHQVLQHVSDPVQALREMKRVCKPGGIVAARDADYGTFTWYPETPELDRWLALYKDTARANGGEPDAGRRLRAWAQEAGLADFATTASTWCFSSDSDRAWWGGSWADRVLHSTTADRAIELGFATRADLEHIAAGWHSWVRERDGWFALLHTEILCRV; from the coding sequence ATGGGAAACGGGGAGAGGGTCTACACGCACGGTCATCACGAGTCGGTGCTACGCAACCATCGGTGGCGTACGGCGGAGAACTCTGCCGGGTACCTGTTGCCGCACTTGGACCCAGGAATGACGCTGCTCGACGTCGGTTGCGGTCCGGGGACCATTACCGCAGATCTTGCGGAGCTCGTAGCTCCCGGGGTGGTCACCGCCGTCGAGGTGAATGACGAGGCGCTGAACCTGGCACGCGCCGAATTCGCGAAACGTGGTGTCGTGAACACGAAGACGTCTGTGTCGGACGTTCACGCACTCGACTTCCCCGACGACACCTTCGACGTCGTGCATGCACACCAGGTGCTGCAGCATGTCAGCGATCCGGTGCAGGCACTGCGCGAGATGAAGCGTGTCTGCAAGCCGGGGGGAATCGTCGCCGCCCGGGACGCTGACTACGGCACGTTCACCTGGTATCCGGAGACGCCGGAACTCGACCGGTGGCTGGCGCTGTACAAGGACACCGCGCGGGCGAACGGGGGTGAACCCGATGCCGGGCGGCGTCTTCGGGCATGGGCACAGGAGGCCGGTCTCGCCGACTTCGCGACCACAGCGAGCACGTGGTGCTTTTCATCGGACTCCGATCGCGCGTGGTGGGGCGGATCCTGGGCCGATCGCGTTCTCCACTCGACCACCGCCGACCGCGCAATCGAACTAGGGTTCGCCACTCGAGCCGATCTGGAACACATTGCGGCAGGATGGCATTCGTGGGTGCGTGAGCGCGACGGCTGGTTCGCTCTGCTCCACACCGAAATCCTCTGCCGAGTGTAG
- the zapE gene encoding cell division protein ZapE has product MRWSRRASRSSRPLQLDPAVFVTAAEELGFTLDDAQRQAIDALATTDRNLYLWGPSGRGKSWLMAAYFAALPTDRKGRIHFHEFFRDLHLAIRRHGNDLAAALEDLLGALDVVCFDEFHIHDPADGKFIARLLPALLDREIRVILTSNYQPQSLLPNPLFHDDFVPTIELIEQNLTIVCVNGPVDYRTISNHEAGFAAGLWVSPGSPEQVHHLGLNPPNSDERTILAPAGHPVHVRRAADDWLWIEFPDLCGRTTAPIDYLALARDFQKWVISNVPDLDTAGREPAQRFVNVIDVLYDRDVTPVFLATTPLDVLTNGAQLPVDIERIKSRLGQLGRIESDKAEF; this is encoded by the coding sequence ATGCGTTGGAGTCGTCGAGCTTCACGATCAAGCCGCCCCTTACAGCTGGATCCCGCTGTATTCGTTACGGCAGCGGAAGAACTGGGATTCACGCTCGATGATGCGCAACGGCAGGCGATAGATGCCCTCGCGACTACCGATCGGAACCTGTACCTGTGGGGGCCATCGGGTCGGGGCAAGAGCTGGTTGATGGCTGCCTACTTTGCTGCACTGCCGACCGACAGGAAGGGGCGGATTCATTTCCACGAGTTCTTCCGCGACCTTCACCTGGCTATCCGGCGGCACGGCAACGACCTCGCTGCGGCCCTGGAGGATCTCCTCGGTGCGCTGGATGTCGTGTGCTTCGACGAATTCCACATTCACGATCCCGCGGACGGCAAATTCATCGCCCGGCTGCTGCCCGCGCTGCTCGACCGGGAGATCCGGGTCATCTTGACCTCGAACTACCAACCACAATCCTTGCTGCCCAACCCGCTCTTCCACGACGACTTCGTGCCCACCATCGAGTTGATCGAGCAGAATCTGACTATCGTCTGCGTCAACGGCCCCGTCGACTACCGCACCATCTCCAACCACGAGGCCGGGTTCGCCGCCGGTTTGTGGGTCAGCCCCGGATCCCCAGAACAGGTCCATCATCTCGGTCTCAATCCACCGAATTCAGACGAACGCACGATACTCGCGCCGGCCGGGCACCCCGTGCATGTCCGCCGCGCAGCGGACGATTGGCTGTGGATCGAATTCCCCGACCTGTGTGGGAGGACCACCGCACCGATCGACTATCTCGCACTCGCCCGAGACTTCCAGAAGTGGGTGATCAGCAACGTACCTGACCTCGACACGGCCGGACGCGAACCAGCGCAGCGGTTCGTCAACGTCATCGACGTCCTCTACGACCGCGATGTGACTCCCGTGTTTCTTGCAACCACGCCCCTCGACGTCCTCACCAACGGCGCGCAACTCCCCGTCGACATCGAACGAATCAAGAGCCGCCTCGGTCAACTAGGCCGAATCGAATCCGACAAGGCCGAGTTCTAG
- a CDS encoding TetR/AcrR family transcriptional regulator: MSHRRSRRDLICGAALDLAAEGGNHALTHQRVDARLGLPRGSTSYYYRTRRALVSAAIAHLTCRSREQFRDAAPSAPPKTTREAASLIVSQLEALMVERRRDVLARYALMTDAAGDDELQEGLASCLFSLSAATVLMDSLGASDPSAAARDLITLLEGLVFDFAFGARKLGADASLADETETLRTSLHLWIDALVASR; the protein is encoded by the coding sequence ATGTCTCACCGTCGTTCACGCCGTGACCTCATATGCGGTGCTGCGTTGGATCTCGCCGCCGAGGGCGGCAATCACGCGCTTACGCACCAGAGAGTCGACGCACGTCTCGGCCTGCCGCGGGGTTCGACCTCGTACTACTACCGCACCCGCCGCGCCCTGGTATCCGCTGCCATCGCACACCTGACTTGCCGGTCGAGAGAGCAGTTCCGCGACGCCGCGCCATCCGCCCCTCCGAAGACGACCCGGGAAGCGGCGAGCCTGATCGTGTCCCAACTCGAAGCGCTCATGGTGGAACGTCGTAGAGACGTACTCGCGCGGTATGCGCTGATGACCGATGCAGCGGGCGATGACGAGCTACAAGAGGGGCTGGCATCGTGCCTGTTCTCGCTCTCGGCAGCGACGGTACTGATGGATTCTCTGGGTGCATCTGACCCCTCGGCTGCCGCGCGTGATCTCATCACCTTGCTCGAGGGGCTGGTTTTCGACTTCGCTTTCGGGGCAAGGAAGCTGGGCGCGGACGCTTCTCTCGCCGATGAAACCGAGACACTGCGGACTTCCCTTCACCTGTGGATCGACGCACTCGTAGCGAGCCGATAG
- a CDS encoding MBL fold metallo-hydrolase produces the protein MTIADEVAPNVFRASGTDVNVVILRDGDALTLIDGGYPGDVSAVEYAINSLGRSPEDVQGMLLTHAHIDHMGAIVSFHERYRTPVFTDPTEVAHARRDYLEQAKGKDFIPMLHKHGVLPWLLRIARVGATRSLSIDDAQAFGSSGPLDLPGAPVPVATHGHTSGHSAYHLPQHGVVITGDALVTAHALSKVDGPQLLPQVFDHGKQDTVAALDHLAVLNAETIVPGHGPVVSMHISAAVEQARGRSR, from the coding sequence GTGACAATCGCGGACGAAGTAGCACCCAATGTGTTCCGTGCTTCCGGGACCGACGTGAACGTAGTGATTCTGCGGGACGGCGACGCCCTGACCTTGATCGACGGCGGCTATCCCGGTGACGTCAGCGCCGTGGAATACGCAATCAACTCGCTCGGTCGAAGCCCAGAAGATGTGCAGGGCATGCTGCTCACCCACGCGCACATCGATCACATGGGCGCGATCGTCAGCTTCCATGAACGCTACCGAACTCCGGTGTTCACGGACCCAACCGAAGTCGCCCATGCGCGAAGGGATTATCTCGAGCAGGCAAAAGGCAAGGATTTCATCCCGATGCTGCACAAGCACGGCGTGCTGCCCTGGCTCCTACGCATCGCCCGCGTCGGTGCAACCCGGTCACTTTCTATCGACGACGCCCAGGCGTTCGGCTCGAGCGGCCCGCTCGACCTGCCCGGTGCTCCGGTCCCGGTGGCTACCCACGGGCACACCTCGGGGCACAGCGCGTATCACCTTCCCCAACACGGTGTGGTCATCACCGGCGATGCGCTGGTCACAGCGCATGCGCTGTCGAAAGTCGATGGTCCGCAACTGCTCCCTCAGGTCTTCGACCATGGGAAGCAGGACACCGTCGCCGCCCTGGATCACCTCGCAGTTCTCAACGCGGAGACCATTGTGCCGGGTCACGGTCCCGTGGTGTCCATGCACATCTCTGCGGCCGTCGAACAAGCTCGTGGGCGAAGTCGATGA
- a CDS encoding fumarate hydratase: protein MADFVYEDLLPIGEDRTEYRLLTTEGVSTVTGPDGRTFLSVEPEALRLLTETALHDISHYLRSDHLKQLASILDDPEASNNDKFVALDLLKNANIAAAGVLPMCQDTGTAIVMGKRGQHVLTPGDDEKAIARGVYDAYTRLNLRYSQNAPITMWDEKNTGSNLPAQIELYADTAAGHENAYKFLYMAKGGGSANKSYLFQETKAILNPDGMMRFLEEKIRALGTAACPPYHLAIVVGGTSAEFALKTAKYASAHYLDELPNEGAITGRGFRDLELEEKVLELTRKIGIGAQFGGKYFCHDVRVIRLPRHGASLPVALAVSCSADRQAKAKITPEGVFLEQLEFNPGQFLPEVTDAQLDAETDGVSGTGKGAAVKIDLTKPMPQILAELSKHPVKTRLSLTGPLVVARDIAHAKIKERLDAGEEMPQYLKDHPVYYAGPAKTPDGMASGSFGPTTAGRMDSYVEQFQAAGGSMVMLAKGNRSKQVTDACKSYGGFYLGSIGGPAARLALDCIKKVEVIEYEELGMEAVWKIEVEDFPAFIVVDDKGEDFFAHTGEVTLTVGKRPGL, encoded by the coding sequence ATGGCCGACTTCGTGTACGAGGACCTGCTGCCGATCGGTGAGGACCGCACCGAGTATCGGTTGCTGACCACCGAGGGGGTATCGACCGTCACCGGACCGGACGGCCGTACCTTCCTGTCCGTCGAACCCGAAGCGCTGCGCCTGCTCACCGAGACCGCTCTCCACGACATCTCGCACTACCTGCGCAGCGATCATCTGAAGCAGCTCGCAAGCATTCTCGACGATCCGGAAGCGTCGAACAACGACAAGTTCGTCGCGCTGGATCTACTCAAGAACGCCAACATCGCCGCCGCGGGTGTCCTGCCCATGTGCCAGGACACCGGTACCGCGATCGTGATGGGCAAGCGTGGCCAGCACGTTCTCACCCCGGGTGACGACGAGAAGGCGATCGCGCGGGGCGTCTACGACGCCTACACCCGGCTCAACCTGCGGTATTCCCAGAATGCGCCGATCACGATGTGGGACGAGAAGAACACCGGAAGCAATCTCCCGGCACAGATCGAGCTCTACGCCGACACCGCAGCCGGCCACGAGAACGCCTACAAGTTCCTCTACATGGCCAAGGGCGGTGGCAGCGCGAACAAGTCCTACCTGTTCCAGGAAACCAAGGCGATCCTGAACCCCGACGGCATGATGCGTTTCCTCGAAGAGAAGATTCGCGCCCTCGGCACAGCGGCCTGCCCGCCGTACCATCTCGCGATCGTGGTCGGCGGTACCTCGGCCGAGTTCGCGCTCAAGACGGCCAAGTACGCGTCCGCGCACTACCTCGACGAGCTCCCCAACGAGGGTGCGATCACCGGCCGGGGCTTCCGTGACCTCGAGCTCGAGGAGAAAGTCCTCGAGCTCACCCGCAAGATCGGGATCGGTGCCCAGTTCGGCGGCAAGTACTTCTGCCACGACGTCCGCGTCATCCGTCTTCCGCGTCACGGCGCTTCCCTCCCTGTGGCACTCGCCGTATCGTGCTCGGCGGACAGGCAGGCCAAGGCGAAAATCACCCCCGAGGGCGTCTTCCTCGAGCAACTCGAGTTCAACCCCGGCCAGTTCCTCCCCGAGGTCACCGACGCCCAACTCGATGCCGAGACCGACGGCGTCTCCGGCACGGGCAAGGGTGCCGCCGTCAAGATCGACCTCACCAAGCCGATGCCGCAGATCCTCGCCGAGTTGTCGAAGCATCCAGTCAAGACCCGGCTGTCGCTGACCGGTCCACTGGTCGTCGCCCGCGACATCGCCCACGCCAAGATCAAAGAACGCCTCGACGCCGGCGAGGAGATGCCGCAGTACCTCAAGGACCACCCGGTGTACTACGCCGGGCCGGCCAAGACGCCCGACGGCATGGCATCCGGTTCCTTCGGTCCCACCACGGCCGGCCGGATGGACTCCTACGTGGAACAGTTCCAGGCTGCGGGAGGGTCGATGGTGATGCTCGCCAAGGGCAACCGCTCCAAGCAGGTCACCGACGCGTGCAAGTCGTACGGCGGTTTCTACCTCGGATCCATCGGCGGCCCCGCGGCACGTCTGGCCCTCGACTGCATCAAGAAGGTCGAGGTGATCGAGTATGAGGAACTGGGCATGGAAGCGGTCTGGAAGATCGAGGTCGAGGACTTCCCCGCGTTCATCGTGGTCGACGACAAGGGAGAGGACTTCTTCGCCCACACCGGTGAGGTCACGTTGACCGTCGGAAAGCGCCCCGGCCTATAA
- a CDS encoding CPBP family intramembrane glutamic endopeptidase, whose translation MTIESNSAGAIYTQSTGGRAGRPRLHAYLDIAIVVVVLVGTNLIAHFTTAWASIATVPIAAVVLLVLTRRRGLGWAELGLSPRHWRRGSLYALGAMGLVISVVAIGAALPLTRPFFMADRYATLSGALVASMIVIPLQTVIPEELAFRGVLHGTLDRVCSARGVFAAGSLMFGLWHIASSLGLTSGNKGLSSILGGGVIGQILGIAAAVVATAGAGMVFTWLRRRSGSLIAPIALHWALNGAGALAAAIVWHTTIA comes from the coding sequence ATGACTATCGAATCCAACTCCGCGGGGGCCATATACACACAGTCAACGGGGGGTCGGGCGGGGCGGCCGAGGCTGCACGCCTATCTGGATATCGCGATCGTCGTGGTCGTCCTGGTGGGCACGAATCTGATCGCACACTTCACCACCGCGTGGGCCAGCATCGCGACGGTGCCGATCGCCGCTGTCGTGCTGCTCGTCCTGACGCGCCGCCGAGGGCTCGGCTGGGCCGAGTTGGGGCTTTCCCCGAGACACTGGCGCCGGGGTTCGCTGTACGCCCTCGGTGCGATGGGCCTGGTGATCTCCGTTGTCGCGATCGGAGCGGCGTTGCCGCTGACTCGCCCCTTCTTCATGGCCGACCGGTACGCGACTCTCTCCGGTGCGCTCGTCGCCTCGATGATCGTCATCCCACTGCAGACCGTGATCCCCGAGGAACTGGCATTCCGTGGTGTGCTCCACGGCACGCTGGACCGTGTGTGCAGTGCACGCGGAGTCTTCGCCGCGGGATCGCTCATGTTCGGTCTGTGGCACATCGCGTCGTCGCTGGGGCTGACCTCAGGAAACAAGGGACTGTCGAGCATTCTCGGCGGCGGTGTGATCGGGCAGATTCTCGGCATTGCGGCGGCGGTGGTCGCCACTGCGGGTGCGGGAATGGTGTTCACCTGGCTGCGCCGCCGCAGCGGCAGCCTGATCGCGCCGATTGCGCTGCATTGGGCGCTGAATGGCGCGGGTGCGCTCGCCGCGGCCATTGTGTGGCACACGACCATCGCTTGA
- a CDS encoding OmpA family protein — MIRKTIVSGGAVAAIALAGVAGCSSEDSDETPVTTTMSEPGPLEGAATSIRATATSAVNAAIEATQNAINAAISSVPIQFEADSSELNPVSNVTLTAIAVALKTSDAAIEIEAYADMSDEAAAQQLAEERADSVASALEAQGIDKDRISTEGTANPGGDVNVDQAEITVSEN, encoded by the coding sequence ATGATTCGCAAGACGATCGTCAGCGGCGGCGCAGTGGCTGCCATTGCGCTTGCCGGGGTAGCCGGCTGTTCCAGCGAGGATTCGGATGAAACTCCGGTAACCACCACGATGTCGGAGCCCGGCCCGTTGGAGGGCGCGGCTACCAGTATCAGAGCTACGGCGACGTCCGCGGTGAACGCGGCGATCGAGGCTACCCAGAATGCCATCAATGCGGCGATCTCGTCTGTGCCGATCCAGTTCGAAGCCGACAGTTCGGAATTGAACCCGGTCTCCAATGTGACGCTCACGGCCATCGCGGTAGCGCTGAAGACGAGTGATGCAGCAATCGAGATCGAGGCATATGCAGACATGTCCGACGAGGCTGCTGCGCAACAATTGGCAGAGGAACGTGCCGATTCCGTCGCCAGCGCGCTCGAAGCTCAGGGGATAGACAAGGACCGGATCTCCACGGAGGGAACCGCGAATCCAGGCGGAGACGTCAACGTCGATCAGGCCGAGATCACGGTGTCAGAGAACTGA
- a CDS encoding amidohydrolase, whose translation MGKKSDKTADLVLFGDVVTMDDNRPHAQAVAVRDGRIAAVGDDAAVIPLIGPTTVTVDLGRACVLPGFVEAHGHPLNSSLLLGEPVVDIRPVTIADAEEVVAAVHKAVDDHPDGAVLNGWDPLLQRGLPEPTREWLNSVGPDSSLVILHNSGHVAFFNDVAAREAGLTRDTPDPEGGSFGRDKTGELDGSAFEAPAVMAVAAKLLAGGIARLPELLSAECARLNAAGVTTTSEMAFDPNFRTALTAFSRSGALTTRLRLYEMSNPEHSTEVSPGVGNDLVRQVGIKIWADGSPWVGNAATSFPYIDSDATRAMGLAGTRGKANYTEDEVLEISQPYFEKGWQISAHTNGDDAVTVVLDAWERMLAEAPREDHRLRLEHVGAMTPDQFRRAAELGVTCSMFVDHLYYWGDVLVDDLFGPERGSSWAAAASAIAAGQRISFHNDAPVTPANPLRNIADAVTRRTRSGRVLGPEERISVMEALRAETINSAWHLHSDDVIGAIKPGMHADFVVLSSNPLFVDPDEIADLNVLATIMEGQTVFGKLG comes from the coding sequence ATGGGCAAGAAGTCTGACAAGACTGCCGATCTGGTGCTTTTCGGTGACGTGGTCACCATGGATGACAACCGGCCTCACGCTCAGGCCGTTGCGGTGCGCGACGGGCGGATCGCGGCTGTCGGCGACGACGCTGCGGTAATTCCCCTGATAGGGCCTACCACGGTCACCGTCGACCTCGGACGAGCCTGCGTGCTACCCGGATTCGTAGAAGCGCACGGGCACCCGCTCAACTCTTCACTGCTTCTCGGCGAACCGGTAGTGGACATCAGGCCGGTCACCATCGCCGATGCGGAAGAAGTTGTAGCGGCCGTGCACAAGGCCGTCGACGACCATCCCGACGGCGCCGTCCTCAACGGCTGGGACCCCCTGTTGCAGAGGGGTCTACCGGAACCGACCCGCGAGTGGCTCAATTCTGTCGGCCCGGACAGCTCGCTGGTGATCTTGCACAACAGCGGGCACGTTGCCTTCTTCAACGACGTGGCCGCGCGGGAGGCTGGGTTGACCCGTGACACGCCGGATCCCGAGGGGGGCAGCTTCGGCCGGGACAAAACCGGTGAACTCGACGGCTCGGCCTTCGAGGCGCCCGCGGTGATGGCGGTAGCCGCAAAGCTACTTGCCGGGGGCATCGCTCGGCTCCCCGAACTGCTGTCGGCGGAATGTGCGCGATTGAACGCCGCCGGTGTCACCACGACCAGCGAGATGGCGTTCGACCCGAACTTCCGGACCGCCTTGACCGCGTTCTCGAGATCGGGCGCGCTCACCACCCGCCTTCGTCTGTACGAGATGTCGAACCCGGAGCATTCCACCGAGGTGTCTCCGGGTGTGGGCAACGACCTGGTCCGGCAGGTAGGCATCAAGATATGGGCGGATGGTTCGCCCTGGGTAGGTAACGCGGCCACCAGCTTTCCGTACATCGATTCGGACGCCACGCGCGCGATGGGCCTCGCCGGGACCCGCGGCAAGGCGAACTACACCGAGGACGAGGTTCTCGAGATCAGCCAACCGTACTTCGAGAAAGGCTGGCAGATCTCCGCTCACACGAACGGAGACGATGCGGTCACCGTCGTGCTCGACGCCTGGGAGCGAATGCTCGCGGAGGCACCGCGCGAGGACCACCGGTTGCGGCTCGAGCACGTCGGGGCCATGACCCCGGACCAGTTCCGTCGTGCGGCCGAACTCGGCGTCACGTGCAGCATGTTCGTCGACCACCTCTACTACTGGGGAGACGTTCTCGTCGACGACTTGTTCGGTCCGGAGCGTGGATCATCCTGGGCGGCAGCTGCTTCCGCAATTGCCGCGGGGCAGCGTATCTCGTTCCACAACGACGCCCCGGTCACCCCGGCCAACCCGCTACGCAACATCGCCGACGCCGTCACACGCCGTACTCGGTCGGGACGCGTACTCGGACCCGAGGAGCGGATCTCCGTCATGGAGGCTCTCCGCGCGGAGACGATCAACTCGGCTTGGCATCTGCACAGTGATGATGTCATCGGGGCGATCAAGCCGGGTATGCACGCCGATTTCGTTGTACTGTCGTCGAATCCGCTCTTCGTGGACCCAGACGAGATTGCTGATCTGAACGTCCTCGCCACGATCATGGAGGGCCAGACGGTTTTCGGAAAACTCGGGTGA
- a CDS encoding chloride channel protein, whose translation MSARTWINNATYLRKWIVLGAAIGVIAGLGATAFYFALAEATRLLLVELGGYQPPTAAGDGGLSESRGFERPWAIPLVVCLGGLVSGILVFKLAPEAEGHGTDAAIDAVHRDPRMIRVRVVLVKIVASAVTIGSGGSGGREGPTAQISAGFGSLLARRLDLSPRDGRIAVAVGIGSGIGAIFGAPLGGAVLCCTIPYREDFDFDVLIPAFVTSIVSYAVFGRLVGFGPLFGTAAEEYVFVAPLELVWFALIGVLGGLVGLLYSGTFYTTVDLTRLLPGSRILKPAVGGLLVGLLALVLPEVLGSGYGWIQQSMSRIDLEAIPLWVVLVLPLAKILATSLSIGSGGSGGIFGPGLVIGAFTGAAVWRVLEPWAPGIPDSPAPFVIVGMMACFGSIARAPLAVMLMVAEMTGSIGVLVPGMIAVGIAYLIVRRSGKTIYRSQVENREEALRRQGGAG comes from the coding sequence ATGTCCGCGAGAACCTGGATCAACAACGCAACCTACCTGCGTAAATGGATCGTTCTGGGCGCGGCCATCGGGGTGATAGCGGGTCTGGGAGCGACCGCGTTCTACTTCGCCTTGGCGGAGGCTACTCGACTATTGCTCGTGGAGCTGGGGGGCTACCAACCACCGACCGCAGCGGGCGACGGTGGTTTGAGCGAAAGCAGGGGATTCGAGCGGCCCTGGGCGATCCCGCTCGTGGTGTGCTTGGGCGGTCTGGTCTCGGGGATCCTCGTGTTCAAGCTCGCTCCGGAAGCCGAGGGTCACGGCACCGATGCGGCAATCGACGCCGTTCATCGCGATCCCCGAATGATCCGTGTGCGTGTCGTTCTCGTCAAAATCGTGGCTTCGGCGGTGACCATCGGGTCAGGTGGGTCCGGCGGCCGCGAGGGTCCGACGGCCCAGATCTCGGCCGGCTTCGGGTCGTTGCTGGCTCGTCGGCTCGACCTGTCACCGCGGGACGGCAGGATCGCCGTGGCGGTCGGAATCGGCTCGGGCATAGGTGCAATCTTCGGTGCCCCACTCGGGGGCGCTGTGTTGTGTTGCACGATCCCGTACCGGGAGGACTTCGATTTCGACGTTCTGATCCCAGCATTTGTCACGTCGATAGTCAGTTATGCGGTGTTCGGCCGCTTGGTCGGCTTCGGACCTCTGTTCGGGACCGCCGCGGAGGAGTACGTCTTCGTCGCACCACTCGAGTTGGTCTGGTTTGCCCTGATCGGCGTCCTCGGTGGTTTGGTCGGACTTCTCTACAGCGGAACCTTCTATACGACGGTAGATCTCACTCGCCTGCTTCCGGGAAGTCGGATCCTCAAACCCGCGGTCGGCGGTTTGCTGGTCGGACTGTTGGCGCTGGTGCTGCCGGAGGTGTTGGGCAGTGGGTACGGCTGGATCCAGCAGTCGATGTCGCGCATCGACCTCGAGGCGATCCCGTTGTGGGTGGTGTTGGTACTGCCGCTCGCGAAGATTCTGGCGACCTCGCTGTCGATCGGTTCAGGTGGGTCCGGGGGTATCTTCGGACCCGGATTGGTGATCGGTGCGTTCACGGGTGCTGCGGTGTGGCGCGTGCTCGAACCCTGGGCCCCGGGCATTCCGGACAGTCCGGCGCCGTTCGTCATCGTCGGAATGATGGCCTGCTTCGGCAGCATCGCCCGCGCCCCATTGGCGGTGATGCTGATGGTGGCAGAGATGACCGGCAGCATCGGCGTGCTCGTGCCCGGGATGATTGCGGTGGGAATCGCCTACCTCATCGTGCGCCGGTCGGGGAAGACCATCTACCGCTCTCAGGTCGAGAACCGTGAAGAAGCCCTACGGCGGCAGGGCGGGGCGGGATGA
- a CDS encoding restriction endonuclease, translating to MLVVMTVHVPQYVDLLWPALQAAIALGGSASNEELDSAVVEREGLSSDVQSVLHGDGPSTEIEYRLAWARTYLKGMGLLTNSRRGVWSVTEKGREVTESEIRPLHAEFSAENRKRNAARKSAKAASRRSDEPDANIAEAENDADWKDLLLDTVLKMSPPAFERLTQRLLREAGFSSASVTARGGDGDVEGLGVYQLSLLSFPVFFQCKRERGSVGAGAVRDFRGAMAGRGEKGLLITTGTFTGDARTESKRDGAPPIDLIDGDRLCDLLKEHSLGIQTTTRLVEDVEVRLEYFNSLEPK from the coding sequence ATGCTTGTGGTCATGACCGTTCATGTTCCCCAGTACGTTGACCTCTTGTGGCCGGCGCTTCAGGCCGCCATTGCTCTCGGTGGCTCGGCGTCGAACGAGGAACTCGACAGTGCGGTCGTTGAGCGCGAAGGTCTTTCGTCCGACGTGCAGTCGGTTCTGCACGGCGACGGTCCCAGCACGGAAATCGAGTACCGGTTGGCCTGGGCCCGGACGTATCTGAAGGGGATGGGCCTGCTGACCAACAGTCGGCGCGGAGTGTGGAGCGTGACGGAGAAGGGGCGAGAGGTGACCGAGAGCGAGATCCGCCCCCTGCACGCCGAGTTCTCCGCGGAGAACCGCAAGCGGAATGCGGCCCGCAAGTCGGCGAAGGCTGCTTCACGTCGAAGCGACGAACCGGATGCGAACATCGCCGAGGCCGAGAACGATGCGGATTGGAAGGACCTCCTGCTCGACACCGTTCTGAAGATGTCGCCGCCGGCGTTCGAGCGGTTGACCCAACGGTTGCTGCGGGAGGCGGGATTCTCGAGTGCGTCCGTTACCGCGCGCGGGGGTGATGGGGACGTCGAGGGGCTCGGGGTGTACCAGCTCTCCCTGCTCAGCTTCCCGGTGTTCTTTCAGTGCAAGCGCGAGCGCGGCAGTGTCGGCGCCGGAGCGGTGCGCGATTTCCGTGGAGCGATGGCGGGCCGCGGCGAGAAGGGTCTGCTGATCACCACCGGCACATTCACCGGTGACGCCCGGACCGAGTCGAAGAGGGATGGCGCGCCGCCGATCGATCTCATCGACGGCGACCGGTTGTGTGACTTGCTGAAGGAGCATTCGCTGGGAATCCAGACCACTACGAGGCTCGTCGAGGATGTCGAGGTCAGGTTGGAGTACTTCAACTCTCTAGAACCCAAATAA